One Panicum virgatum strain AP13 chromosome 9K, P.virgatum_v5, whole genome shotgun sequence genomic region harbors:
- the LOC120651864 gene encoding deubiquitinase DESI2-like — MKEVVLHVYDVTNSDSEKTNNTILQINRIFKDRIGLGGIFHSAVQVYGEEEWSFGFCETGSGVFSCPVGKNPMYTYRERIVLGETECGIAAVNRILRELSREWPGHSYDLLSRNCNHFCDVLCERLGVPKLPGWVNRFANAGDTAVVVAENTAVKFRQAKTEIVNASRVAYRFMAGLAAKNQASESPGNNQNRGSPTFQGAWFKNIISAGAKPSSSGSTHSQDTDDGSPLRRQNSTEQSTQL, encoded by the exons ATGAAGGAGGTGGTGCTCCACGTCTACGACGTGACCAACAGCGACTCCGAGAAGACCAACAACACCATCCTCCAGATCAACCGCATCTTCAAGGACCGCATCGGCCTCGGCGGCATCTTCCACAGCGCCGTCCAG GTCTATGGCGAGGAGGAGTGGTCGTTCGGGTTCTGCGAGACCGGCAGCGGCGTCTTCAGCTGCCCCGTCGGGAAGAACCCCATGTACACCTACCGGGAGCGCATCGTGCTCGGGGAGACGGAGTGCGGCATCGCCGCCGTGAACCGGATCCTGCGGGAGCTCAGCCGCGAGTGGCCGGGCCACTCCTACGACCTCCTCTCCAGGAACTGCAACCACTTCTGCGACGTGCTCTGCGAGAGGCTCGGCGTCCCCAAGCTCCCAG GTTGGGTTAATCGCTTTGCCAATGCCGGTGATACTGCCGTGGTTGTTGCTGAGAACACAGCAGTTAAG TTCAGGCAAGCTAAAACAGAAATTGTGAACGCCAGTAGAGTAGCCTACAGATTTATGGCAGGCCTGGCTGCAAAAAATCAAGCctcggagtctccgggtaacaACCAAAACAGAGGCAGCCCCACTTTCCAGGGAGCTTGGTTCAAGAACATCATCTCAGCAGGCGCTAAGCCATCTTCGAGTGGATCAACTCACTCACAGGACACTGACGATGGATCCCCTCTGCGGCGGCAAAATTCAACAGAACAATCAACACAGTTGTAG
- the LOC120651863 gene encoding mitogen-activated protein kinase 6 — MDSSSGGGGGGGGAQIRGVATHGGRYVLYNVYGNLFEVSSKYAPPIRPIGRGAYGIVCAAMNSETNEEVAIKKVGNAFDNHIDAKRTLREIKLLRHMDHENILALKDVIRPPSKENFNDVYIVTELMDTDLHQIIRSNQTLTDDHCQYFLYQLLRGLKYVHSANILHRDLKPSNLFLNANCDLKIADFGLARTTSETDLMTEYVVTRWYRAPELLLNCSQYTAAIDVWSVGCILGEIVTRQPLFPGRDYIQQLKLITELIGSPDDASLGFLRSDNAKRYMKQLPQFPRQDFRLRFRNMSAGAVDLLERMLVFDPSRRITVDEALHHPYLASLHDINEEPTCPAPFSFDFEQPSFTEAHIKELIWRESLAFNPDPPY; from the exons ATGGATtcctccagcggcggcggcggcggcggcggtggcgcgcagaTCAGGGGGGTGGCGACGCACGGCGGGCGGTACGTGCTGTACAACGTGTACGGGAACCTCTTCGAGGTCTCCTCCAAGTACGCGCCGCCCATCCGCCCCATCGGCCGCGGCGCCTACGGCATTGTCTG TGCGGCTATGAACTCGGAGACAAACGAGGAGGTTGCGATCAAGAAGGTTGGCAATGCCTTCGACAACCACATCGACGCCAAGCGGACGCTGAGGGAAATCAAGCTGCTCCGCCACATGGACCACGAGAAC ATCCTTGCCTTAAAGGATGTAATACGCCCACCAAGTAAAGAGAACTTTAATGATGTCTACATTGTTACTGAGTTAATGGATACCGATCTCCATCAGATCATACGGTCAAATCAGACATTGACTGATGATCATTGCCAG TACTTCTTGTATCAGTTGCTACGAGGGCTAAAATATGTGCACTCAGCAAATATATTGCACCGTGATCTGAAGCCAAGCAATTTGTTCCTAAATGCAAATTGTGACCTCAAGATCGCAGACTTTGGGCTTGCAAGAACCACTTCGGAGACAGATCTCATGACAGAGTATGTGGTCACTCGTTGGTACCGGGCACCAGAGTTGCTGTTGAACTGTTCACAGTATACTGCTGCGATTGATGTCTGGTCAGTTGGATGCATACTAGGTGAAATTGTTACTCGCCAACCCCTGTTTCCTGGACGGGACTACATCCAGCAATTAAAACTGATCACTGAG CTCATAGGCTCACCAGATGATGCAAGCCTGGGATTTCTTCGAAGTGATAACGCAAAAAGATACATGAAACAACTACCACAGTTTCCAAGGCAGGACTTCCGCTTGCGTTTCCGCAACATGTCTGCTGGTGCAGTTGATTTGTTGGAGAGAATGCTCGTGTTCGATCCAAGCAGACGGATCACAG TTGATGAGGCTCTGCATCACCCATACTTGGCTTCTCTTCATGACATCAATGAAGAACCTACCTGCCCTGCACCTTTCAGCTTTGATTTTGAGCAACCATCATTTACAGAAGCACATATAAAAGAACTCATCTGGAGGGAATCTTTGGCCTTCAACCCGGATCCTCCCTACTAA